A stretch of Rhizobium glycinendophyticum DNA encodes these proteins:
- a CDS encoding glycosyltransferase family 4 protein has product MKIAFYAPLKSPDHPVPSGDRLMARQFVRILGEAGHSVEIASQLRSFHATPETVLPDLEAAAKADIDRLTLAWEADGPPDLWFCYHPYYKAPDLIGPVLARRFSLPYVTAEASYSARRNIGCWGRHQEALKSLVERAALNICLTARDEAGLAAAAPQARLARIAPFIDAEPFANIKAAPEAGRLVTVAMMRAGDKMQSYAALAEALQRVRSDAWRLVVIGDGPERDEVKRLFALLPPERIELIGELPREGVMEQLARAGVFVWPGHGEAYGLAYLEAQAAGLPVIAFETAGVPEVVADGRTGILTPPGDTDALAGAIDRLLQDSDLRRSLGQMARDFVLTEHSEPIASAQIAPLLLAALEYPL; this is encoded by the coding sequence ATGAAGATCGCGTTCTATGCACCGCTGAAATCGCCCGATCATCCCGTGCCGTCCGGCGACCGGCTGATGGCGCGTCAGTTCGTCCGTATTCTGGGCGAAGCCGGGCATTCCGTCGAGATCGCCTCCCAACTGCGCAGCTTTCATGCGACCCCCGAGACTGTGTTGCCTGACCTAGAGGCTGCGGCCAAAGCGGATATCGATCGGCTGACGCTTGCCTGGGAGGCTGACGGCCCGCCCGATCTGTGGTTCTGCTACCACCCTTACTACAAGGCGCCTGACCTGATTGGCCCGGTCCTCGCCCGACGGTTTTCGCTTCCCTATGTGACGGCAGAGGCTTCTTATTCCGCCCGCCGAAACATCGGATGTTGGGGTCGGCATCAAGAGGCACTGAAATCGCTGGTGGAACGCGCAGCGTTGAATATCTGTCTGACCGCGCGCGACGAAGCCGGTCTTGCGGCAGCGGCACCGCAAGCCAGGCTTGCCCGGATCGCCCCGTTCATCGATGCCGAGCCCTTTGCCAATATCAAGGCAGCGCCCGAGGCTGGACGGCTGGTTACGGTGGCAATGATGCGCGCCGGCGACAAGATGCAAAGTTATGCAGCACTTGCAGAGGCCCTGCAGAGAGTTCGCTCGGATGCGTGGCGGCTAGTCGTGATCGGCGACGGCCCCGAGCGCGATGAGGTGAAGCGGTTGTTTGCCTTGCTGCCTCCGGAGCGGATCGAATTGATTGGCGAGCTGCCGCGCGAGGGGGTCATGGAGCAATTGGCCCGCGCCGGTGTCTTCGTCTGGCCGGGTCATGGGGAGGCCTATGGTCTGGCGTATCTGGAGGCCCAGGCTGCCGGTCTGCCGGTGATCGCGTTTGAAACTGCGGGCGTGCCGGAAGTCGTCGCCGACGGGCGGACCGGAATCTTGACGCCCCCCGGCGACACTGACGCCTTGGCAGGAGCGATCGACAGGCTGTTGCAAGATTCTGACCTGAGGCGCTCCCTCGGCCAGATGGCGCGGGACTTCGTTCTGACGGAGCACTCGGAGCCGATCGCCTCGGCTCAGATCGCTCCTCTTCTCCTGGCGGCTTTGGAGTATCCACTGTGA
- a CDS encoding polysaccharide deacetylase family protein: protein MSDALLRNAIDTVAAQGRKVRLWLRDDDAVEPTEALDRLLELTHEHMVPVTLAVIPKDTGTPLIRRLDKAPHSSVALHGWSHHNYASAAEKKQELGLHRTAPVVLAELKEGFDKLAALYSARFIPMLVPPWNRIAPALLPGLPSLGLKLLSVFGKEQPTSPIPLVNTHVDIMDWHGTGGGRPADALFAELASWIGREDAPPMIGILTHHLVHDAAAWTFLKTLLAITATHPACEWVSPDVRSSTRTSSR from the coding sequence GTGAGCGACGCTCTCCTCAGAAATGCAATCGACACAGTCGCGGCGCAGGGTCGCAAAGTCCGGCTCTGGCTGCGCGACGACGATGCTGTCGAGCCAACCGAGGCACTCGACCGGCTGTTGGAATTGACGCATGAGCACATGGTCCCGGTGACCTTGGCCGTCATTCCGAAAGACACCGGGACACCGCTGATCCGGCGCCTGGACAAAGCACCTCATTCGAGCGTGGCGCTGCATGGCTGGTCGCATCATAATTACGCTTCCGCTGCCGAAAAGAAGCAGGAACTCGGCCTGCACAGAACGGCGCCCGTTGTTCTCGCAGAATTGAAGGAAGGATTCGACAAACTCGCTGCCCTTTATTCTGCGCGTTTCATTCCCATGCTGGTGCCGCCGTGGAACCGCATCGCACCTGCTCTATTGCCGGGATTACCATCATTGGGGCTCAAGCTGTTGTCGGTTTTCGGGAAGGAGCAACCCACGTCGCCGATCCCGCTCGTCAACACTCATGTCGACATCATGGACTGGCATGGCACCGGCGGCGGGCGACCGGCAGATGCGCTTTTTGCCGAACTGGCGAGTTGGATCGGACGTGAGGATGCGCCTCCGATGATCGGCATACTCACGCACCATCTGGTGCACGACGCGGCGGCATGGACGTTCCTGAAAACCTTGCTGGCAATTACTGCGACGCATCCCGCCTGCGAATGGGTCTCGCCCGACGTTCGCAGTTCTACCAGGACTTCCAGTCGATGA
- a CDS encoding glycosyltransferase family 32 protein, with protein MTGTDNPRARAREIIAQSIEQARAGDPDGARHALDALAADTELVSQAELGPPTVLGLPRKLHSAYLKLAKISGDRLRVTGLQFTLVPDPATMEAVGTYTGEQRRLIARLAAAPVPRILHQVWIGDLPQPPAVAAWRAHCAAHGMEYRLWDTMALQRQGFDTHPSYADMLARQDYPGAADVARYLVLERFGGIYMDADWYPARDDAGFEDFVALVGFTALASEIPRLTSAGGLLLANAFIATPAAHPVIQRIIEAMPGIMEALPGAPAWWSTGPLIFTYASRGAGVTLATADMMAAVLPRRAPFSDVQMARQTAMTNDRGFIIDWKSW; from the coding sequence TTGACCGGCACAGACAATCCGCGCGCCCGCGCCCGCGAAATCATCGCGCAGTCCATCGAACAAGCACGAGCCGGTGATCCCGATGGCGCCCGACATGCGCTGGATGCCCTGGCTGCTGACACTGAACTGGTATCTCAAGCGGAACTGGGTCCTCCGACCGTATTGGGACTGCCCCGCAAGTTACACTCTGCCTACCTGAAACTTGCCAAGATTTCAGGCGACCGGCTGCGGGTAACCGGGCTTCAATTTACCCTGGTGCCTGATCCCGCCACGATGGAAGCTGTCGGCACGTATACCGGCGAGCAACGCCGCCTCATTGCTCGTCTTGCTGCAGCGCCGGTGCCGCGCATACTGCACCAGGTGTGGATTGGCGATCTCCCACAGCCGCCGGCAGTCGCCGCATGGCGTGCCCATTGCGCAGCGCATGGCATGGAATATCGTCTCTGGGACACGATGGCGCTTCAACGGCAGGGCTTTGATACCCATCCAAGCTACGCAGACATGCTGGCGCGTCAAGACTATCCCGGAGCAGCCGATGTCGCGCGTTATCTGGTTCTTGAGCGCTTCGGCGGGATTTACATGGATGCTGACTGGTATCCGGCTCGGGACGATGCGGGTTTTGAAGACTTCGTTGCATTGGTAGGTTTCACGGCGCTGGCTTCGGAGATACCGCGGCTGACCAGTGCGGGCGGTCTGCTTCTTGCCAATGCCTTCATAGCGACGCCTGCGGCGCACCCAGTGATCCAGCGCATCATCGAGGCCATGCCGGGGATTATGGAGGCTTTGCCGGGGGCGCCGGCCTGGTGGTCGACCGGACCCCTCATCTTCACCTATGCCAGCCGCGGCGCAGGAGTGACACTCGCCACTGCAGACATGATGGCCGCCGTGCTGCCGCGGCGCGCACCCTTCTCCGACGTTCAGATGGCGCGCCAGACTGCGATGACGAACGATCGCGGTTTCATCATCGACTGGAAGTCCTGGTAG
- a CDS encoding efflux RND transporter permease subunit: MNISRFFVDRPVFAAVLSILIVVAGLIGMRALPISEYPEVVPPSIVVRAVYPGANPVVISETVATPLEEQINGIEDMLYMNSQATSDGVLTLTVTFKLGTDPDKAQQLVQNRVSQAEPRLPAEVRAIGVTTVKSSPDFIMVVNLVSTTDRYDVTYLRNYATLNIKDRLTRIEGVGQVQVFGAGDYAMRVWIDPQKAAQHALAASDITNAIREQNVQAAAGIIGASPTPGDVSLQLNVNAQGRLRTPEEFGNIIVKTGDQGEITRLRDVARIEMGAADYTLRSLLDGQPAVAIAVLQAPGSNAIEIADNVHATMDQLQLAMPEGVKYEIVYDTTKFVRASIDKVVDTLLEAIALVVLVVIIFLQTWRASIIPLLAVPVSIIGTFGVMYAFGFSINALTLFGLVLAIGIVVDDAIVVVENVERNIEKGLSPRDATYQAMREVSGPIIAIALVLVAVFVPLAFISGLSGQFYRQFALTIAISTVISAINSLTLSPALAALLLKGHDTPKDWLTRLMDGLLGWFFRGFNRFFGAASRGYGRSVGGLVSRKSLVMGVYLLLVGATYAVFNTVPGGFVPAQDKQYLIGFAQLPDGATLDRTESVIKRMSAIAMEQPGVAHAIAFPGLSINGFTIGSNSGIVFAVLDDFEERTTPDLSGGAIAMQLNQKFAGIQDAFIAMFPPPPVNGLGSTGGFKLQLEDRAGLGYAALDEATKAFLGKAYQTPELAGLFSSFQVNVPQLYADLDRSRAQQLGVSVTDVFETLQIYLGSLYVNDFNSFGRTYSVRVQADSAFRAKPEDIGQLQVRSRTGEMIPLSALLKVDGTTGPERTTRYNGFLAADINGGPAPGFSSGQAQAAIDRIASETLPTGISYEWTDLTYQQILAGNSSIVVFPLALLLVYLVLAAQYESLTLPIAIIMIVPMGVLAALAGVWWTGGDNNIFTQIGLVVLVGLSAKNAILIVEFARELEFEGRKPVQAAIEASRLRLRPILMTSMAFIMGVVPLVLSTGAGSEMRAAMGLAVFSGMIGVTFFGIFMTPVFYVLLRRLAGNRPLVQHEPVSNLQPAAETAHH; encoded by the coding sequence ATGAATATTTCCCGCTTTTTCGTCGACCGTCCGGTGTTCGCCGCCGTGCTGTCGATCCTGATCGTCGTTGCTGGCCTCATCGGCATGCGTGCACTGCCGATTTCCGAATATCCCGAGGTGGTGCCGCCATCGATCGTCGTGCGCGCCGTCTATCCCGGGGCCAATCCAGTGGTCATATCGGAGACCGTTGCGACGCCCCTTGAGGAGCAGATCAACGGCATCGAAGACATGCTCTACATGAACAGCCAGGCGACATCAGACGGTGTGCTGACGCTGACTGTAACCTTCAAGCTGGGGACAGACCCGGACAAGGCGCAGCAGTTGGTGCAGAACCGCGTCTCGCAGGCAGAGCCACGCCTGCCAGCGGAAGTGCGTGCCATTGGGGTCACGACGGTCAAGAGTTCACCGGACTTCATCATGGTGGTGAATCTGGTCTCGACCACCGATCGCTATGATGTGACCTATCTGCGCAATTACGCGACGCTCAATATCAAGGATCGGCTGACCCGGATCGAAGGCGTGGGGCAGGTTCAGGTCTTCGGCGCGGGCGACTATGCCATGCGGGTGTGGATCGATCCGCAAAAGGCAGCCCAACATGCGCTTGCAGCGAGCGACATCACTAATGCTATCCGGGAACAGAACGTGCAGGCCGCCGCCGGCATCATCGGGGCTTCGCCGACGCCTGGCGACGTCAGCCTACAGTTGAACGTCAATGCTCAAGGCCGGCTTCGCACGCCTGAGGAATTTGGCAACATCATCGTGAAAACCGGCGACCAGGGCGAAATCACTCGTCTTCGGGATGTCGCACGCATCGAGATGGGCGCGGCAGATTATACGCTTCGTTCGTTGCTCGACGGCCAGCCGGCGGTCGCGATTGCCGTGCTTCAGGCGCCTGGCTCAAACGCGATCGAAATCGCCGACAATGTCCATGCCACCATGGATCAGTTGCAATTGGCCATGCCGGAAGGCGTGAAATACGAAATCGTCTACGACACGACGAAGTTCGTGCGCGCCTCGATCGACAAGGTGGTTGATACCTTGCTTGAAGCAATCGCGCTGGTCGTCCTCGTGGTGATCATCTTCCTGCAGACCTGGCGCGCATCGATCATTCCGCTGCTTGCCGTGCCGGTTTCGATTATCGGCACCTTCGGGGTCATGTACGCCTTCGGCTTTTCCATCAACGCACTCACACTGTTCGGCCTCGTTCTCGCAATCGGTATTGTCGTCGATGATGCGATCGTCGTTGTCGAGAACGTCGAACGGAACATCGAAAAGGGGCTGAGCCCGCGGGATGCGACCTATCAGGCGATGCGGGAGGTTTCCGGACCGATCATCGCCATCGCTCTGGTGCTTGTCGCGGTCTTCGTGCCGCTCGCCTTCATCAGCGGATTGTCCGGCCAGTTCTACCGGCAGTTCGCCCTGACGATTGCGATCTCGACCGTCATCTCGGCGATCAATTCACTGACACTTTCACCGGCACTCGCAGCGCTGCTGCTGAAAGGTCATGACACCCCGAAGGATTGGCTGACGCGTCTCATGGACGGCCTGTTGGGCTGGTTCTTTCGTGGCTTCAACCGCTTCTTCGGTGCCGCATCGCGCGGCTATGGGCGAAGCGTCGGTGGGCTCGTGTCGCGCAAATCACTGGTCATGGGCGTGTACCTGCTGCTCGTCGGCGCGACCTATGCGGTCTTCAATACGGTGCCCGGCGGCTTCGTGCCGGCACAGGACAAGCAGTATCTGATCGGCTTTGCCCAATTGCCGGATGGCGCCACACTCGACCGCACGGAATCCGTCATCAAGCGGATGAGCGCGATCGCCATGGAGCAACCCGGTGTTGCCCATGCCATCGCCTTTCCCGGGTTGTCCATCAACGGCTTCACCATCGGCTCCAACTCCGGCATCGTCTTTGCCGTGCTCGACGATTTCGAGGAGCGGACGACGCCGGACCTTTCCGGCGGTGCGATTGCCATGCAGTTGAACCAGAAGTTTGCCGGCATCCAGGATGCGTTCATCGCCATGTTCCCGCCGCCGCCGGTCAACGGTCTGGGATCCACAGGCGGTTTCAAGCTTCAGCTTGAGGACCGTGCCGGCCTCGGCTATGCCGCACTCGACGAGGCGACCAAGGCGTTCCTCGGCAAGGCATATCAGACACCTGAACTGGCTGGCCTGTTTTCGAGCTTCCAGGTCAACGTTCCGCAACTCTATGCCGATCTCGACAGATCACGCGCACAGCAACTGGGCGTCAGCGTCACCGATGTCTTCGAAACGTTGCAGATCTATCTGGGCTCGCTCTATGTCAACGACTTCAACTCGTTCGGGCGGACCTACAGCGTGCGGGTGCAGGCGGATTCCGCCTTCCGCGCCAAGCCTGAGGATATCGGCCAATTGCAGGTCCGCTCGCGGACCGGCGAGATGATCCCGCTCTCCGCCCTGCTGAAGGTGGACGGAACGACGGGGCCGGAGCGGACGACGCGCTATAACGGCTTCCTGGCGGCTGATATCAATGGCGGCCCCGCTCCCGGGTTCTCATCGGGCCAGGCGCAGGCAGCGATCGATCGGATCGCGTCCGAAACACTGCCGACTGGAATTTCCTACGAGTGGACCGATCTGACCTATCAGCAGATTCTGGCCGGCAATTCGAGCATCGTCGTCTTCCCGCTCGCGCTGCTGCTCGTCTATCTCGTACTCGCTGCCCAGTATGAGAGCCTGACACTGCCGATCGCCATCATCATGATCGTGCCGATGGGCGTGTTGGCGGCGCTCGCCGGGGTCTGGTGGACGGGCGGGGACAACAACATCTTCACGCAGATAGGCCTTGTTGTCCTTGTCGGACTTTCGGCAAAAAATGCCATCTTGATCGTCGAATTTGCGCGAGAGTTGGAGTTCGAGGGGCGAAAGCCGGTTCAGGCGGCCATAGAAGCAAGCCGACTGCGCCTGCGGCCGATTCTGATGACCTCAATGGCCTTCATCATGGGGGTTGTCCCGCTGGTGCTTTCGACCGGGGCCGGATCGGAAATGCGTGCCGCCATGGGCCTGGCCGTGTTCTCCGGCATGATCGGCGTGACCTTCTTCGGGATTTTCATGACCCCGGTCTTCTACGTGCTGCTGAGAAGGCTGGCGGGCAACCGCCCGCTGGTGCAGCATGAGCCAGTATCGAACTTACAGCCGGCGGCAGAGACCGCACACCACTAG
- a CDS encoding efflux RND transporter periplasmic adaptor subunit produces the protein MTSTWKRWALMGTGLGLAASISVAALVYQLPGTIAAAETDTAAAPPPAIPVTVSVLENREIRSWEEFSGRLEAIERVQVRSRVSGAIEGVHFREGALVKAGDLLFTIDPEPFKTAVTQAEGQLASAEARLQLAKTEFERGQKLSSGNSISKSEFDQRGNALAEAQAAVTTAEAALHAAELELDYTNVRAPVSGRVGKVEMTVGNLVAAGSASPALTTLVSVDPIYAAFNVSEETVAKALAQLPTSGDALPPIEEIPVEMGTLADQGTPIKGKLQLISNEVELSSGTVGVRAVFDNPGGRLMPGQFVRVRLGQPHAANKILVSERAIGTDQDKKFVFVVGDDNKVAYRPVVVGSISDGSRIIESGLAAGERVVVSGLQRIAPGALVDPKPADTVAAAK, from the coding sequence ATGACATCGACATGGAAACGCTGGGCCCTGATGGGCACTGGCCTAGGTCTTGCTGCGTCCATTTCCGTCGCAGCGCTCGTTTATCAACTGCCCGGTACGATCGCGGCGGCTGAAACGGACACTGCTGCGGCTCCTCCTCCGGCAATTCCGGTGACAGTCTCCGTCCTGGAAAACCGTGAAATCCGCTCCTGGGAAGAGTTTTCCGGCAGGCTTGAAGCGATCGAACGCGTTCAGGTTCGCTCACGAGTTTCCGGCGCCATAGAGGGTGTGCATTTCCGCGAGGGTGCACTGGTCAAGGCTGGCGACCTGCTGTTCACCATCGATCCGGAGCCCTTCAAGACTGCCGTCACTCAGGCCGAGGGGCAACTGGCGTCGGCAGAGGCGCGCCTGCAGCTCGCAAAGACGGAATTCGAGCGTGGGCAAAAGCTTTCGTCTGGCAACAGCATATCCAAAAGCGAATTCGATCAGCGCGGCAATGCTCTGGCTGAAGCGCAGGCTGCCGTCACAACGGCGGAAGCCGCCTTGCATGCGGCTGAGCTGGAACTGGACTATACCAATGTAAGAGCGCCCGTTTCGGGACGCGTTGGCAAGGTCGAGATGACCGTGGGCAATCTCGTCGCCGCCGGCTCGGCATCGCCGGCGCTGACGACACTGGTCTCGGTCGATCCCATCTATGCCGCATTCAATGTCAGCGAAGAAACCGTAGCCAAGGCTTTGGCGCAATTGCCGACCTCCGGTGATGCCCTGCCGCCGATCGAGGAAATCCCGGTCGAGATGGGCACGCTTGCCGATCAGGGCACGCCGATCAAAGGAAAGCTACAGCTGATCTCGAATGAAGTCGAACTTTCCAGCGGCACCGTCGGCGTGCGCGCTGTATTCGATAATCCGGGCGGGCGCCTCATGCCGGGCCAGTTTGTTCGGGTTCGGTTGGGTCAACCGCATGCGGCGAACAAGATTCTGGTGAGCGAACGCGCCATCGGGACCGATCAGGACAAGAAATTCGTCTTTGTGGTCGGAGACGACAACAAGGTTGCCTATCGCCCGGTTGTCGTCGGCAGCATCTCTGACGGATCGCGGATTATCGAAAGCGGTCTCGCCGCCGGCGAACGCGTCGTCGTCAGCGGGCTGCAACGCATCGCGCCCGGCGCCTTGGTCGATCCCAAGCCTGCGGACACTGTGGCAGCTGCAAAGTAA
- a CDS encoding metallophosphoesterase family protein produces the protein MREDARPQYALAVISDAHFHEIEGDYGIAGIKAGNRRLTLQTWAHSRESTRVYNESAPALMAALDEVAARGIRHVVLLGDYTDDGQRETTHRLAQRLSDYETRFGTRFYALPGNHDLFGPSGRHQSRYFLRPDGSSIRVTSDDRDSAPDSVVSAAMFCEGYPDGLAPMARHGYFRRPDDLFWETPFGTDDRPERRTYEVVSEDGLNRYRLMDASYLVEPEPGLWLLMLDANVFEPRNGTFRPGSKRAFIDSTAAGWNAVLRLKPFLLAWISDVTARAKASGKTLLAFSHYPAIDPLEDQEGFEQALFPSSPVNVRRPRTDVAEALMAAGLSLHFSGHWHVDGISEHRIGEHRLTNIALPSPVAFPPAFKLITAEAGRATVAPVELSQLPLDQEIMELYRLEVRANGLSYDEALSASDYGSFLHHHVRSLVVHRYLPREWPKDVVETISSMSLADLCSDPRTARPMEAKAIPDAWRHIPVIDLIADWYCLRQAGTLGKRLIGPQALDRMRAIATVFVDAQHGAERGATAAYLNVFFRSMLFYVKRAERLSETNFFEF, from the coding sequence ATGCGGGAGGACGCCAGACCGCAATATGCGCTCGCCGTCATTTCCGACGCCCATTTCCACGAAATCGAAGGGGACTACGGGATCGCCGGCATAAAGGCCGGCAATCGCCGACTGACACTGCAAACCTGGGCGCACAGCCGGGAATCGACGCGTGTCTACAATGAAAGTGCGCCTGCCCTGATGGCGGCGCTGGATGAGGTGGCGGCGCGAGGGATCCGCCATGTCGTTCTGCTGGGGGACTATACCGATGACGGCCAGCGAGAGACCACGCATCGTCTCGCGCAGCGGCTCAGCGATTACGAAACCCGCTTCGGCACACGCTTCTACGCGCTGCCCGGCAATCACGACCTTTTCGGACCATCCGGCCGGCACCAGTCGCGCTACTTTCTCCGGCCCGACGGATCCTCTATTCGCGTCACCAGTGACGATCGCGATTCGGCTCCCGATAGCGTCGTCTCGGCGGCTATGTTCTGCGAGGGATATCCGGACGGACTGGCGCCGATGGCGCGGCATGGCTATTTCCGGCGGCCCGATGACCTCTTCTGGGAAACGCCGTTCGGAACAGATGATCGACCTGAGCGGCGAACCTATGAGGTTGTCTCGGAGGACGGGCTAAACCGCTACCGCCTCATGGATGCCTCCTATCTGGTGGAGCCTGAACCCGGCCTCTGGCTCCTGATGCTGGACGCAAACGTCTTCGAGCCGCGCAATGGCACCTTCCGTCCAGGCTCCAAACGCGCCTTCATCGACAGCACTGCTGCCGGCTGGAACGCAGTCTTGCGGTTGAAGCCCTTTCTGCTGGCTTGGATCAGCGATGTCACCGCGCGCGCAAAGGCGAGTGGTAAGACGCTCTTGGCATTCTCCCATTACCCTGCCATCGATCCCCTTGAAGATCAGGAAGGCTTCGAACAGGCCCTGTTTCCGTCCAGTCCTGTTAATGTGCGCCGACCGCGCACCGATGTGGCCGAGGCGCTAATGGCTGCGGGCCTTTCACTGCATTTCAGCGGCCACTGGCACGTCGACGGCATCAGCGAGCACCGGATTGGCGAGCACAGGTTGACCAACATAGCGTTGCCGTCCCCTGTTGCCTTTCCCCCGGCGTTCAAGTTGATCACGGCCGAAGCAGGGCGCGCGACGGTCGCGCCCGTCGAACTTTCTCAACTGCCGCTCGATCAGGAGATCATGGAATTATATCGCCTTGAGGTGCGGGCGAATGGCCTGTCATACGACGAGGCGCTCTCGGCCTCCGATTATGGATCTTTTCTGCACCACCATGTGCGGTCTCTGGTGGTGCATCGCTATTTGCCCCGAGAGTGGCCCAAGGATGTAGTGGAGACCATTTCGTCCATGTCACTTGCCGATCTCTGCAGCGACCCACGCACCGCGAGGCCGATGGAGGCGAAGGCAATTCCGGATGCGTGGCGGCATATTCCAGTCATCGACCTTATTGCCGACTGGTACTGCCTGCGTCAGGCAGGCACTTTAGGAAAACGGCTCATCGGTCCACAGGCACTGGATCGGATGAGAGCGATCGCCACTGTCTTCGTGGATGCGCAACACGGCGCCGAAAGAGGAGCGACCGCTGCGTATCTGAACGTTTTTTTCCGGTCGATGCTCTTCTATGTCAAACGGGCCGAGCGGTTGAGTGAAACAAATTTCTTCGAGTTCTAA
- a CDS encoding nucleotide sugar dehydrogenase, translated as MPSSSAAIGLGAAIQARTAKAGVIGLGYVGLPLAMSIARAGFTVVGFDIDPSKITAVEAGESYIEAVPSEVLQAETSAGRFTATCDFSRLAECDVIAICVPTPLTRHRDPDLSFVERTCSKIAETLRPGQLVVLESTTWPGTTNEVMKPILEAKGLRSGTDFFLGFSPEREDPGNRDFSTSTIPKVVAGDGPDASALMEAFYSAVVKTVVPVSTTATAEAVKLTENIFRAVNIALVNELKLVYDAMGIDVWEVIDAAKTKPFGYMPFYPGPGLGGHCIPIDPFYLTWKSREFDRPTRFIELAGEINTAMPHYVVDKVAEALDRHAGKALSRSRVLVMGLAYKKNVPDIRESPSLRLMELLVERGADVAYHDPYVSEVPRTREYADLMGRRSVALDEETVAGFDIVLISTDHDDVDYAAIAAWAPLIVDTRNVFARHNIAAGNIFKA; from the coding sequence ATGCCATCCTCTTCCGCAGCGATCGGCCTTGGTGCCGCCATTCAAGCCCGTACGGCAAAAGCTGGAGTGATCGGCCTCGGCTACGTCGGCCTGCCCTTGGCCATGAGCATCGCCCGCGCCGGCTTCACGGTCGTCGGCTTCGACATCGATCCGTCGAAGATCACGGCCGTTGAGGCTGGCGAAAGCTATATTGAGGCGGTACCAAGCGAAGTTCTGCAGGCCGAAACCTCCGCCGGCCGGTTCACGGCGACCTGTGACTTTTCGAGACTTGCCGAATGCGATGTCATCGCCATCTGCGTCCCAACGCCGCTTACGCGCCATCGGGATCCGGATCTGTCCTTTGTCGAGCGAACCTGTAGCAAGATCGCCGAGACACTGCGGCCCGGACAATTGGTCGTCTTGGAATCGACCACCTGGCCAGGAACCACCAACGAGGTGATGAAGCCAATCCTGGAAGCCAAGGGTCTGAGGTCTGGAACTGATTTCTTCCTTGGTTTCTCTCCTGAAAGAGAGGATCCGGGCAACCGCGACTTCTCGACATCGACCATTCCGAAGGTCGTCGCCGGCGACGGGCCGGACGCCAGTGCCCTGATGGAGGCCTTTTATAGCGCCGTCGTGAAAACCGTCGTGCCGGTTTCAACGACGGCGACCGCCGAGGCGGTGAAGCTCACGGAGAACATCTTCCGGGCGGTCAACATCGCGCTCGTCAACGAGTTGAAGCTCGTCTACGACGCGATGGGCATTGATGTCTGGGAAGTGATTGATGCGGCCAAAACCAAGCCGTTTGGCTATATGCCCTTTTATCCCGGCCCCGGCCTTGGCGGTCATTGCATTCCCATCGATCCGTTTTACTTGACCTGGAAGTCTCGCGAGTTCGATCGTCCGACGCGCTTTATCGAGCTTGCCGGCGAAATCAACACCGCCATGCCCCATTACGTGGTCGACAAGGTCGCCGAAGCTCTCGATCGCCATGCCGGCAAGGCCTTGAGCCGCTCGCGTGTTCTGGTCATGGGGCTGGCCTACAAGAAAAACGTGCCCGACATCCGTGAAAGCCCCTCCCTGCGCTTGATGGAGCTTCTCGTTGAGCGTGGCGCCGACGTCGCCTATCACGACCCCTATGTTTCGGAAGTGCCGCGAACGCGCGAATATGCCGATCTCATGGGGCGTCGCAGCGTGGCCTTGGATGAGGAGACCGTTGCCGGCTTCGATATTGTCCTCATCTCTACCGATCATGACGACGTCGATTACGCGGCAATCGCCGCCTGGGCACCGCTGATCGTTGATACGCGTAACGTATTTGCTCGGCACAACATCGCCGCCGGCAACATCTTCAAGGCCTGA
- a CDS encoding class I SAM-dependent methyltransferase — translation MSRLDSFINRMTAQRDMLNLIRDRVDLPDGPILEIGLGNGRTFSHLRENFPDRRIVVFDRQLLAHKSSIPSSEDLVLGEIAETGKAYIGIGAAFVHADIGTGDPEKDAVTLTWLPTMVEGMLATGAYALSGLPLERQGLERLPVAEHIDPERYYFYRRA, via the coding sequence ATGAGCCGTCTCGACAGTTTCATCAATCGCATGACCGCCCAGCGCGATATGCTGAACCTCATTCGCGACCGCGTTGATCTGCCGGACGGACCCATCTTGGAGATCGGGCTCGGCAATGGTCGGACCTTCAGCCACCTGCGCGAGAATTTTCCCGACCGTCGAATCGTGGTCTTCGATCGCCAGCTTCTCGCGCACAAGAGCTCCATCCCCTCGTCGGAAGATCTCGTGCTGGGCGAGATCGCGGAGACGGGGAAGGCCTATATCGGTATCGGCGCAGCTTTCGTTCATGCGGATATCGGCACCGGCGATCCGGAAAAGGATGCCGTGACACTCACATGGCTCCCCACGATGGTGGAGGGCATGCTCGCCACAGGAGCCTATGCGCTGAGCGGACTGCCGCTCGAGAGGCAGGGCCTCGAGCGTCTTCCGGTCGCCGAGCACATCGATCCCGAGCGCTACTACTTCTACCGAAGGGCGTGA